The stretch of DNA CTTaatattgtgccttattattgtgccttattattttgccttattattgtgccttaatattgtgccttattattgtgccttaatattgtgccttaatattgtgccttaatattgtgccttattattgtgccttattattttgccttaatattgtgccttaatattgtgccttaatattgtgccttaatattgtgccttattattgTGCCTTATTATAGTGCCGTATTAGATTGACTCACCTTTCCTCTCCAAGTCAGTTGATAGATAAGGGAGATACATCTTCATGTGCTGGATACATTCATTCTCCAGGTAGATCTTATTTGTCTTTGCATAATCATAGCGCTTATTCCATAGCTCAGTGATAACCAGAGCCTCCTGTGTTACAGGCACATACACCACTCTCTCCTTATCCACTGATATAAACTCCTTCCCATCAAAGGCAATCTCCTCATATCCACGAACGGTTCCATCCTCATGCAGCTCACAGGCAAACTTCCTCTGGTAGACATGGAAGTCTCCATTACCTACAACACAAGCATATAGCAGGAAACATTAGTAATATTTGTCCTTTTTGGAACCTACAGTTCTCATTCCATCAGGATTAGTGCTGagtgggcatttttttcttgttccaaattcaacaaaatacatttttaatgcaaattCATGACAATTTTCGCCACTCCCATGAATGGAAATTTTGCCATGAATCTGTACCTAGTTCGGCTACAACCTCAAACTGCTGTTACTGACATAGGGAGAATGtctcataaatagtgatgagcaaaaaaagatgcgggagacaaaaaaggacgcagacacacaaaaaaaaattgcgtgctTAATGGGTTTCGTGAATTTTAGGCATTTCGcaaatttcatgaattttatggcgaagtgaaacggcaaaaaattagcaaaatgcacttcttttttgtctcccgcgtctTTTTTAACGGAACCaagcccaattttgacacgaccatgcccaaCTTTACgccgccgcaactttttttgatgcgtgacaaatttttccatgtcGAATTTTGCTGCAACTGTGCCCATATTGGACGCGTCTGTGCGACaattgcgaaatgcagaaattcgctgcgaatccatggctggtgaaaaaatgtgctcatcactactcagaaaCTAAGCTTAGATTTTTATTCCAGTAAAAAAAAGCGTGcctaatgcgttttgtgaattttatggcaaagcaaaatggcgaaaaattagcgaaacacattAGGCGCACTTTTTTTTCTCATCcgcttttttttgtctcccgcgtctttttttttatggaaccgcgcccaattttgatgcaaccatgtgAAATTTTGATGTAAgaatgcccaatttgacgcaatgAAGGCCAATTTGACAAGGCCGCACCTTTTTTTCCACGGCCACATTTTTTACGTGttcgtgcccaatttgatgcgcccgccacaaatttttccgtggctaattttgccacaaccatgcccaattttgcccATTTTGATGTGTCCGTGGCCAATTATGCCCATTTTTGCCATgtccgcacccaatttgatgtgcacgcaacttttttttgaagcacaacaaatttttcaatGGCTAATTTTGccacgaccatgcccaattttgcccattttttgaCGCGTCTGGGCCAAATTTGGCGTGGTTACaactttttttaacaaatttttctgcagtgaattttcatttttgcaatgcagaaattcactgcgaatccacgcctgccgaaaatatttgctcatcactactcagaaaCTAAGGGtagatttttatttcattatactCACCATTTGTCTTGTTTAAAAAGCCCATCAGAAATTTAATTTTGTCTCGTTGAATAAGCTCCACCCCCCGGGCGTGTCTAGTCTGCATCTCCCGGTGCTCAGCCAGTGAAGGAATACTCAGAGATGGAACCAAAGCCTGACCATGGCCCGTGTCGCTGTCGTACCTTCCATAATTCAAGCCATCCATATAGGCAGTTATGGTGCACTGGGGACTGCCGGGGGTAGGGGTTGATATTAGCGTTAAGCGATACTGTAGGATATGGGGG from Xenopus tropicalis strain Nigerian chromosome 8, UCB_Xtro_10.0, whole genome shotgun sequence encodes:
- the LOC100494293 gene encoding major histocompatibility complex class I-related gene protein-like, with the translated sequence MGCILTLALLFTFGIYVVYSGPHILQYRLTLISTPTPGSPQCTITAYMDGLNYGRYDSDTGHGQALVPSLSIPSLAEHREMQTRHARGVELIQRDKIKFLMGFLNKTNGNGDFHVYQRKFACELHEDGTVRGYEEIAFDGKEFISVDKERVVYVPVTQEALVITELWNKRYDYAKTNKIYLENECIQHMKMYLPYLSTDLERKVPPKVKVSSSESESGTKLHCRVYGFYPRDVEVKWIKNGRDEIHSEEAAQILPNPDGTYQIRVSVGVTPEGGATYSCHIDHSSLEKTLVIPFEPNKRSHFYIIPVAWLLLLLLLIILGALIYRKRMAKGQENFRGGKP